The window TGCGCGCGGTTCAAGGCACCGGCCCCGGCGGTCGCATCGTCGAACGCGACGTCAAGGCCGTCGCCGACGGCGGCAGCAGCGCGGCCAGCGCGCCCGCCAACGACACCGCACCGGCCGAAGCCGCGGCGCAAGCAGAGCCGGCCAAACCCGCCGCGCCCCTGCCCGACAAGATCATCCCCGACCGCCGCGCCGAAGCGCGCCCGGCCGCGCCCGTCCCGAGCGACGACGTGGAAAAGCCCCTGTCGATGATGCGGCGGACGATCGCCCGCCGCCTGCTGGAGTCGAAGACCAGCATCCCGCACTTTTATCTGACCATGGACGTCGACATGGACGCCGCGATGGAGTTCCGCTCGCAGGTCAGCCAGGTGCACAACGCCAAGCTGTCGATCAACGATCTGGTCATCAAAGCATCGGCGCTGGCCCTGCGCCGCATTCCCGAGGCCAACGCGTCGTTCACCGACGAGGCGATTGTTGAACACGCCCGGGTCGACGTCGGCATGGCGGTGGCCATCGAAGACGGCCTGGTCACGCCAGTGATCCGCGACGCCGACCACAAGACCCTGGGTCAGATCTCCAACGAGGCCCACGAGATGGCCAAGCGCGCGCGCGATCGCAAGCTGCGCCCTGAAGAGATGACCGGCGCCACCTTCTCGGTGTCGAACCTGGGCATGCTGGGGATCCGGGACTTCTGCGCCATCATCAACCCGCCCGAGGCAGCCATCCTGGCCGTCGGCGCCGTCCGCAAGGAGCCGGTGGTCAAGGGCGACAAGATCGTCATCGG of the Polyangia bacterium genome contains:
- a CDS encoding pyruvate dehydrogenase complex dihydrolipoamide acetyltransferase encodes the protein MAQILDMPQLSDTMREGVLRKWRKNEGDKIAPGELLAEVETDKATMDFEAFDEGVLLKRLIGDGTTVPVGSPIAIIGKTGEDITALVEQAKARSASGGKKPAAPAPAAKAPEAKPTPAPAPAPAAAPAAPNGAARAAAPARPAAPAPAQVSRPAAAPAPAAGKVLASPLARKLATDLGVDLRAVQGTGPGGRIVERDVKAVADGGSSAASAPANDTAPAEAAAQAEPAKPAAPLPDKIIPDRRAEARPAAPVPSDDVEKPLSMMRRTIARRLLESKTSIPHFYLTMDVDMDAAMEFRSQVSQVHNAKLSINDLVIKASALALRRIPEANASFTDEAIVEHARVDVGMAVAIEDGLVTPVIRDADHKTLGQISNEAHEMAKRARDRKLRPEEMTGATFSVSNLGMLGIRDFCAIINPPEAAILAVGAVRKEPVVKGDKIVIGQRMSLTLSCDHRVIDGALGAKLLQAITSILERPIALAF